The DNA sequence TGTTGAGCAAAGGTGAAGGAGGTGTTCCAAGTGGAATATTCCAAAAAATCGCAGATTCTAACCAACTCACTTCTTTGCAATCTTCTTGCTTCAAACCCAGTTTAGGGATGCTCTTCTTCAGCAAGCTAAGAAGCTTCTCAGTGTTTCCCAAGAAGAGGCCTATGAATGTGACTCTTACTGTCTTCTCATCTTTAACATTTCGATGTACTTCTGGTTGTGCTCTGATGAAAAGTTCTTTATCTAATTTATTTGTGACTTGCCATTGATAAACAATCTCAGTTGCTCCTTCTGCCAAGGTCCTGTCCACCAGGAAAACGGTCACCTTTTCAGGGACTCGAACTAGTTTGATCTTCCATGAGAGGATGACTCCGAAGCTTGCTCCACCACCTCCTCTAATTGCCCAGAACAAATCCTCCCCCATGGATTTTCTGTTCAGGATTTTACCGTTGAAATCAACTAGCTTTGCATCAATGACATTATCTACTGAAAGCCCATATTTCCTTATCATGTTCCCGTACCCTCCTCCACTAAAGTGACCGCCAACACCAACCGACGGGCAAACTCCGGCTGGAAAACCATGAACTTTGCTTTTCTTCGCAATGGCATAGTATAGTTCTCCGAGAATTGCTCCAGATTGAACCCATGCAGTCTCAGCATCAATATCTATGTCAATAGACCGGAGATTGAAGAGGTCAAGAATCACAAATGGGACGTCGGATATATAAGAAAGACCCTCGAAATCATGGCCACCGCTCCTGATCCTGATCTGCAAGCTATGAAACTTGGCACAAATAACAGTTGCCTGGACATGGGATTCATGCAAGGCAGCGATTATGGCCAGTGGTTTGGGGGTATCAGAGGTTAAAAATCTGCGATTCTTGATGTAAGCTACTAAAACAGATTGGAAGGAGGAATTGGATGGCGTGTAGATGGCTCCAAAGATTGGATTGGATGCATGAACATGATTTGGAAGACACTTCAAGAAGTTTTCAAGAACTAGTGGGTAAGAGGTTGGTGCTGAACATAGCAGCAGAAGTACAGAGAGCACTATCTGTGTTATAGAAATTGAAACCTTCATATTTCTATATTAAGTATTTTTCAGATGAGAAGTATTTGTTCTTATGGAAATATTTATAGAGAAGGAGGAAAGGAAACCACGAAATTTTGTACATGCGCCTGGTTTATGTGCACCAGGTCGATAGGGTTTTATCACAATTTTagcttatttataatttatttattaattgggTGTACTGTATAAAAATTCCATTGCACTGTATATGTTAAAGTCAAATatgtatatttattaatatattttgatgcgaatgcattttttattaattgggagtacataaaaacttaatttaatttaaaatattatacagTAAAAATTTtccaaagtttttttttattgttcacAAAATTAAGGGAAAAAATGTATCAGAAAAGTGAAAACAAAAGCTAAATAAAGCACAATAATTAAGCTATTTTTTATAGTGTATATAAATAGACTTTGATCTCTCTAAGAAACTTGACTTTGACAATGCTGAATTTTCAACCAATTATTTGATAAATTGTATTAAATTGCAGAAAATTTATTGGttgtatttaatataaattttagtgTTTCTTATGAATTCATTCTTAAATTATGGATTATAAAAGTCCAACTCATCTCTCAATTGtcaaataaattcatttttaattttttgttaaaatagATTTTAAACCTTTTAATGTTAgctaaataaaatcaaaatctaTGAACTTGCACTTGCATTGCACGccacaaagaaaagaaaaaaaaattattaatataataataataataataataataataataattgcagCAGTAGTCATAGGAGGAGAGAGACTCACCAAACACTAGACACCCATTTTAATAGAGGGATCTCAAACTTCCATTGATCACCTTTTCcatgatttttcttattttatctaattttatcaTCTGTTTTATATTTACCTTCCTCTCAAAAATCAATAGGCCATCCTGCAAATAttgtttagaaaaaattattttttagtccctgagatttaacgtaattaacacttttgtccatctattttggcgacccaacacttaagtccctcactttcttttccgtccaaattcatagtccttccgtccatttaaaccgtttggtcaaagagtcaaaggtgagaggtgataattttttccaaaaatacccttctctcaatgtgaaatccctattttttttcctctttcatgttttctccagttgcagaaagggtaggaagaaaaagaagaagaagaagaagaagaagaagaagaaagaagaagaagaagaagaagaagaagaagaagaagaagaagaaagaagaagaagaagaagaagaagttgcagaaagggtaggaagaagaagaagaaagaagaagaagaaattgcagaaagggtaagaagaagaagaacaagaaaaagaagaagaagaagaagaagaagaagaagaaagaagaagaagaagaagaagaagaagaagaagttgcagaaagggtaggaaaaagaagaagttgcagaaagggtaggaagaagaagaagaaaaagaagaagaagaggcatttaggtttggattttgtgattttgaaatagcgggatttttagtgagggttaattttgtcaattcatgtgtcccaaacggctattttagacggaaggactacgaatttggacagaaaagaaagtgagggacttaagtgttgggtcgccaaaatagagggacaaaagtgttaattacgttaaatctcaatgactaaaaagtaatttttcctattgtTTATGAAAGAGTAAAGTAGTAACCTAGGCTACCAAAAAATATtgtcaatatatatatacagaacACACCTTGGTCACCAAGTCTCTCAGCTAGTGGTAAAGGATGGAATCACATGTGGCTAGACAACTAACCAAGCACATAGCATTACACTCTCTCCTATTctaatttaaatgataaatcATTATGGGAACGACTATTAAATCTTTTTGAAGATTTAACTTAAATATCAAGCTTAAAAGaatccatcattttttttttcttttctctttaagTTGCCGATGCAACTCCTCCACTGTAGTATTTAATCTTATGGCTGCTTTAGTTGCATGTTTACATATTACATTAGTTTGTTATTTTTCCTTGCATAGCACTCTGTTAAGTGCATTTACGTGTTGATTAATCACGGAGTTGGAGTGAGACTTTAGGGACGTGACATGAGTTTTGGAGCATTGCATGACATCTTTATTGTATTTAATCTTCACTTGTTGAATAACAAAATAACATGAGAAAAACAGTGTACGCAGTTATTGCACCAAAAACTGAGTGTCTCTGTTTATCTTCTTCCTCAGATTCATGTGTGTTTGTATCTACAGTGTTTGCATGTGTTTTGCCTAACATTTGGTATCAGAACTTTACTCTTTCTCTTGTATGCCTCAATACATGTCGAGAAGAACCAATTCGCTGTCGAGCTCTGTGAGGATCGGCAGCCGCGATCTTACCGACACGGCGTCATCGCGGAGGATGTCATCGCTAGAAGAGAGTGTTACTCTCCCGTACTCGTTGCTCACCACAAGCAACTATTCGGCATAGAGGTGTATATGGAGGCCCACGGTGTGTGGGAGGTTGTCGCGTTTGACGATTCTGTAGAACCACGCAAAAATAAGATGGCGTTGGCAGTTATCTATTGAGGGATCATTGAGGAGACGCTGCTGTAACTTGGTGCGAAGAACACGCGAAGAATGCGTGGAATCCCTTGAAAACCATGCACCTCGGCGCGGCTCGTTTAAAGGAGGTGAAAGCATAAACTCTGAGATGGGAGTTTGAGAGCCTTCGTATGGACAATAACGAAGCCATTGATGATTTCACCTCCAGGGTGTCTACCGACGTCAACAAGTTGCATGGCCTTGGTGAAAAAGTATGGACAATAACGAAGCCATTGATGATTTCACCTCCAGGGTGTCTACCGACGTCAACAAGTTGCATGGCCTTGGTGAAAAAGTAGACGAGGGGTACATAATGAAAAAGATGTTGCATGCAGTCTCATCAAAATTCTTCCAAATTGCCTCTACAGTTGAGAAGCTAGACTCAGAGAACATGTCGGTGGGCATGATGATTGTGGTGGTCATGGACACGGCCACGGGCATGGCCATGGTGGATCAAAGCATAACCGTGGACGAGGACGTAGCAACGACGAAAATTGGCGCTTTCAGAtatttgatataaaaaaggtacGTTGTTTCAATTGCAATGAATTTGGGCACTTTGCATCTAATTGCGAGGCAAACAAGAAGGAACAGAAAGTTCATCGTGCCGAAAAACAAAATGATAATGAGTTTACACTACTAATGGCTACTAATGGCTGAGGCATGTGAGTTATTGCATTTTGATGAGCCGCCATCGATTGAAGTTATGCTGAATGAAGAGAATATTAAACCCAAGTTGGAGAGTGAGGAGGAGTACGAGAGTAGTGTGTGGTACCTTGACAATGGTGCAAACAACCATATGACAGACTGTTAGAAGAATTTTGTTGAACTTGATGAAGCTATCATGGCAAGGTGAGAGAACATTTATAAATttgtagaaattaaatttcaagaaTTAAAGTGTTGGGTTTTAGAAAGGGTAATTCGGTCATTTTTCTCGTCACTAATAGCATTTTTTACGGAGAGATTCTAATTTTGATgtaattaaatttcagaaataaaAGTGTTGattttgttaattatattataactcaaaaattaaaaaataatttttttattacaaaaattGTCATTTGACGGAGGATCTTTGCCACGGGAGAAGTCTCGTCGGGCATAGAAATCTCTACCAAGCGAGACATGCCGTCTGGCAAATTGCCTATCGCCTGTCGGATTATCAATTGTCGTTGTCGCCTGTCGAATTTAGTTAGATACTAAGAAAACCCAATTGTCAATCCTAGGTTTTCgctttctccattttttttttttttaatatactaaTTAAACTAGAGGCAGCAGAtaatcattatttttaataaaaggaGGGCACCAATCACAATTTATGCAGCGGGTGTTTTTGAGCAATACCGatggattttttaattaatagggaagctaaattttatctttagtaaaaaatatatatataattttgtgaTTGGAACTTAATTTGGTcccttaaattattaaattgcaATCAATTTTAACATCcttcattaaaatataattgctaaaaattcaatttcttaAAGTGAAATTCAATGTATATTTATAGGATAAATAGATCAAACATTGTGGTGTTTAGATAACAAGTACATTGAATTTTATTCTTGTTAATAATCGGTTATTTATCGATACTAGTACATATAGTCtctaaacttaaaaaataattcgGTTATTTTAAGTTTAGATAGTCAAGTTTAATATCATTTACAATATATGGATATATTTGTGTGCGTCGGCTTATATTAGACATACAGCGAGATAATAGGTGTTTATTCAAGAAATGATTCACTCTCTTGAGTAAACAGGGCATAATGTTATGATATTCTAATTGTTCTTGACAAATAAATTTCTTGGTAGTACAGATAAAATTAAAACGAAAGgatatttctattgtaaatctGGATTGGTCAAGAACTAGAATTAAAATAGTCATGATTCTAAGTATTAGAGTTTAATATTTACCATGATCCTAGCTGGAATCGGAACTTAATGGCGAAGAGACTCTAGTGTGTGGTTAAGATTCTGAAAGGAATGGAACTAATATTCTTTATCAATTATGTAGGAACGAAACTaacattttttatcaattaggCAATTGTGGCATGCAATGTTAGGTGTTAACCTCAGCTTGTGGAGCTTAGAGTGGTTCGGATTATCAAGTAACCTCAAGTCCTAAAGATCCAAACTCGAATTATGCAACTCTAAACCTGGTCAACACAACTTCAGTCATGCCGCTCTTCTCCTTTAATCACTGACCACCATGACCAACGGAAACCAAATAGAGGCAATTACTACTCCTAAGTAAGTCGAAAGGGTCTAAAAACCAAATGAAGAACAGAGAGTATACACTGACCAAGGTTTACAAGGGTCAAGAAAACTTGAGATGGAAGAAAAACAGAGATTCAACAATCTAAGCTCATTCATGTGGCCAGATCAGTTGAAGACGACGAACTGGACACCTAAGAAAGGGAAGACCAATCTTCCACAATCGAGTCAGATCATCATCTCCATAGCCAAGAAAGAGCCATCAGATTATCACCACAAACAAGCAATGGAAGGGAGATGCATCCGAGATTCTATTTCACTAGACCATCATTTCCTTCCACCGAATTCAACCTTGAAGAATATAGATCTGAGTCATCACCTGCAAAACCAAAGAAAATCAGAGTAAACAAATCAGAGTAAACAAGCAACACTAGATAAACCATAAAGTAAAACTCCCTCACAGTAATGGCCGCTCGCCAAGAAAATACAAAATCAAGAAATTATGTACACTCTCACCTAGATGAGGAGGGAGACAACCCACATCCGCATAAGGGGGAGAAGCCACCCGCTCGGGAAAGGCAGAGACAGCCGCAAAGACCGGCACAAATGAGGCCTCTTACCTCAAAAAGAAAGAGCGACAATAGAGAGAAAAGCTCCCTCGGATAGAATAATTTTACTCTAAGTATAATTAGTTTAATACGTGTCCTCATTAGTACTTCACTCATATAAAATGCTAAGTTGGCGAAAGAACATAACTTCTCTTTTGCTGAGGGGGCTCCTGGCATATTTAAAAAGATTAGGGTCTATTttgaactttaaaaaaataaaaattgttttaaaatttttaaaaaaatatagggCCTctctaaaatttcaaaaaagttAGGCCTTagtaatcttttaaaaaatgtaaattatattaagccactgatttttaatatttataattcagTCTTATTATCTTTTGTAGGTAATAATAAAGTCCCTGACTTATTACAATTCAGTCCCCCTAAAATTCACAATTCATCATAAATTACAGCttaagttttttcttttatagcACTTCTATAAAAgtagatattttattatataaatttcacaGAGCTACAAATTTCACtttaatccttatatttttttctaaaattaataagaaaataccATTTTTGGTGCATtatcttatttaattattatgatattttacataaatttaatgAGCTAATAAAAAACAATTTGGATATATAGTTTCTAATTTTTTGAAGTTTTTCTAATATCAAAATGAagcaagtaaaaaaattaaaagctcgcataataaatttatcaatataaaaacacaaatattatcattttttatttaaaatgtagtCATCAATCGTTTCTTAATTTAGaatgaaatttgaaattatttgatttttttaagaatatataaTTCATGTTGGacgaaaaaatttaatatttatattaatttatgtttataaataaaattttaaattttttatgataaaataaaatatttttgattaattataaacgtaaaaattaaattaaatttaaaaaattaataataaactacaatataattattataaggttttatttaattaataaaatagggtaaactgcaatttagtccctctagttTAGTGAAATACAACTTTTCGtctctctgttttaaaaaaccttcaatttaatccttcgcattaaaaaaattgcaaaataGTCCTTACcgtcaaattttcagttaactttccatttattttaatgaaaatgactAAACTACCCTTTAAGTAAAAAAACTCAACCAAACAGTATTCACTTTATCCCAACACAGaagaaagaggaggaggaggaggatgagaaaggatcgggaaaagaaggagaaggaggaggaggaggaggaaaaaatgaagaggaggaggaggaggaggaggaagatgaagagaaaaggaagaagaggatcgggaaaagaaggagaaagaCGAGGAGAAAAGGGTAGtttaatcatttttattaaaataaatggaaggttaactgaaaatttgacggtatggactattttgcagttttttaaaatgtgaaagattaaattgaaggttttttaaaatagatggacgaaaggttgtatttcactaaactagagggactaaattatagtttatccaataaaataatatgttgATTTACACTTTTTATTCAATAAGTTATGATCGTAAATGtgaaagtttaatttaatttagaaaagTTAATGGTGAATTATAATATagtctttaaaatttatttaattaataatttttttttaattaaaatttttttatctaataaatattttaaaatgactctacataaaatttttacatCGCCACTGGCGgattatataaatttcatttcaaacaattaataattaaagttccattatatttaagtaaaggatgtattatgaaaaaaattattagtagtTTGTTATtgatttgaaaaatacattaaaattattttacaataattttttatttactttttaaaagtgttaaataaaaaaatccatgTGTAtaatcatttatatttatatttaatgttttaaattttagataataaatttaaatatttttaatttatcacaattatactaaattaaatttaaaaaagttaataaattataatataatttttaaaattttatattattgataaaatatatttttttaatttaaattttatattaaaattaaaagttaatagtaaaaaaagtctctacttttaattttattataattacactCTAtacttttttttcaattaaaatctaacttaattattatttatgctattaaaaactaataaaattatcacgTATCGTAACcctaaattttagaataaaattgataataatttaaaattttagaatataatataataatattaaaagtataaaatttttttataattatttattttat is a window from the Manihot esculenta cultivar AM560-2 chromosome 16, M.esculenta_v8, whole genome shotgun sequence genome containing:
- the LOC110603560 gene encoding berberine bridge enzyme-like 17, producing the protein MKVSISITQIVLSVLLLLCSAPTSYPLVLENFLKCLPNHVHASNPIFGAIYTPSNSSFQSVLVAYIKNRRFLTSDTPKPLAIIAALHESHVQATVICAKFHSLQIRIRSGGHDFEGLSYISDVPFVILDLFNLRSIDIDIDAETAWVQSGAILGELYYAIAKKSKVHGFPAGVCPSVGVGGHFSGGGYGNMIRKYGLSVDNVIDAKLVDFNGKILNRKSMGEDLFWAIRGGGGASFGVILSWKIKLVRVPEKVTVFLVDRTLAEGATEIVYQWQVTNKLDKELFIRAQPEVHRNVKDEKTVRVTFIGLFLGNTEKLLSLLKKSIPKLGLKQEDCKEVSWLESAIFWNIPLGTPPSPLLNRSIQPDLFFKSKSDYVKKMFSKQDLENIWKQFLKTEGMIMQWNPYGGRMKEISASETPFPHRAGYLIKIHYFTLWFTEGTEAKDRHIRLAREMYDSMAPYVSKNPREAFLNYRDLDIGRNPSNETNFQEAQVYGSKYFKGNFIRLAAVKKRFDPENFFKNEQSIPPLN